A part of Aquibium oceanicum genomic DNA contains:
- a CDS encoding NADPH:quinone oxidoreductase family protein has translation MKAIVAKDYGPLESLEYADWPEPEATGKTVVIKSEAIGVNFPDGLLVQGLYQMKPPTPFVPGMEVAGTVTAVGPDVKGIKVGDRVASLSSMGSYAQIVGAPEATVMKLPDGIGSADACALLCGYGTSHYALKQRAQLKAGETLCVLGAAGLTGTAAIQIGKAMGARVIGVASSPEKQAIAKQAGADVVLGYDNLKDALKEATGGKGVDVGYDPVGGESFDALSRSMGWGGRLLVIGFASGTIPKFPVNLALVKGFSVVGVFWGDFTRREPAVYADNMKELIGWYLAGKVKPVIEGEYPLADAPSVLKRVLGRGASGKIILKP, from the coding sequence ATGAAAGCGATCGTCGCCAAAGATTACGGGCCGCTCGAAAGCCTCGAATATGCCGACTGGCCCGAGCCGGAGGCCACGGGAAAGACCGTGGTCATTAAAAGCGAGGCCATCGGCGTGAACTTTCCCGACGGGCTCTTGGTGCAGGGGCTCTATCAGATGAAGCCGCCGACGCCTTTCGTGCCGGGCATGGAGGTCGCCGGCACCGTGACGGCGGTCGGCCCCGATGTGAAGGGCATCAAGGTCGGAGACCGCGTGGCATCGCTGTCGTCGATGGGCAGCTACGCGCAGATTGTCGGCGCGCCCGAAGCCACGGTGATGAAGCTGCCCGATGGGATCGGCAGTGCCGACGCCTGCGCGCTACTGTGCGGTTACGGCACGTCACACTACGCCCTGAAGCAGCGGGCACAGCTGAAGGCCGGCGAGACGCTCTGCGTGCTCGGCGCGGCGGGGCTGACCGGCACCGCAGCCATCCAGATCGGCAAGGCGATGGGCGCGCGCGTCATCGGCGTCGCGTCTAGCCCCGAGAAGCAGGCGATCGCCAAGCAGGCCGGCGCGGACGTCGTGCTCGGCTACGACAACCTCAAGGATGCGTTGAAGGAGGCGACCGGCGGCAAGGGCGTCGACGTCGGCTACGATCCGGTCGGCGGCGAAAGCTTCGACGCGCTGTCGCGCTCCATGGGCTGGGGCGGACGGCTGCTGGTCATCGGCTTCGCATCCGGCACGATCCCGAAGTTCCCGGTCAACCTGGCCCTGGTGAAGGGTTTCAGCGTGGTCGGCGTCTTCTGGGGCGATTTTACCCGCCGCGAGCCGGCCGTCTATGCCGACAACATGAAGGAACTGATCGGCTGGTATCTGGCCGGCAAGGTCAAGCCCGTCATCGAGGGCGAATATCCGCTGGCCGATGCGCCGTCGGTGCTGAAACGCGTGCTCGGCCGCGGTGCGTCGGGCAAGATCATCCTGAAGCCGTGA
- a CDS encoding sarcosine oxidase subunit gamma produces the protein MARAATKTKVAAERREKLAGLSLEADNVRLTPAPPATRLSLRAPELSVNSVSRALGVTLPQTPKTSAKAKSGNRTALWLGPDEWLVIDEDGADLIADAAKAKALHAAVEVSHRNVAILVEGDGAAACLNAGCPQDLSLVAFPVGACSRTVLGKIEVVLLRTSETAFRVEVWRSFSVYAWDFLSEAARDA, from the coding sequence ATGGCTAGGGCTGCCACGAAAACGAAAGTCGCCGCCGAGCGCCGCGAGAAGCTGGCCGGCCTGTCGCTCGAGGCGGACAATGTTCGCCTCACGCCTGCGCCGCCCGCGACGAGGCTGTCGCTGCGAGCGCCTGAGCTGTCGGTAAACTCGGTCTCGCGGGCCCTCGGCGTGACGCTGCCGCAGACGCCGAAGACGTCCGCAAAGGCGAAGTCCGGCAACCGCACCGCACTGTGGCTCGGCCCCGACGAATGGCTGGTCATCGACGAGGATGGCGCCGACCTGATCGCGGACGCCGCCAAGGCGAAAGCTCTTCACGCGGCGGTCGAGGTTTCCCACCGCAACGTGGCGATCCTGGTCGAAGGTGATGGCGCGGCGGCCTGCCTCAACGCAGGCTGTCCGCAGGACCTATCGCTCGTGGCCTTTCCGGTCGGCGCCTGCAGCCGCACGGTTCTGGGCAAGATCGAGGTGGTGCTCCTGCGCACGTCCGAGACCGCCTTCCGCGTGGAAGTGTGGCGGTCCTTCTCAGTCTATGCCTGGGATTTTCTCAGCGAGGCGGCCAGGGACGCCTGA
- a CDS encoding acyl-CoA dehydrogenase family protein, with the protein MTDMNLGMTERLKPILEKVARMVREDIIPLDEEFLGEVGKNGDRWTYTPRQTEILEGLKAKARENNLWNFWLTDSERGYGLTTVEYAYLAEEMGKSHLAAEVFNCAAPDTGNMEVFERYGTQAQKDKWLAPLLKGEIRSAFLMTEPDVASSDATNISMSCVRDGDEYVLNGEKWWSSGVGDPRCKIYIVMVKTGGDDDPKHRRHSQVLVPAGTPGIEILRAMQIYGHDDAPHGHMHVRFTDVRVPVENIVLREGAGFEIAQGRLGPGRIHHCMRAIGQAERALEMMCTRAMRREAFGQPLAKLGANYDIIANCRMEIEMARLLCLKAAWMMDQGDPRAAAPWISQIKVIAPQVALKVTDEAVQMFGAQGISQDTPLARSWTHLRTLRFADGPDAVHRRQVARVELKKYTQEKV; encoded by the coding sequence ATGACGGACATGAACCTGGGGATGACGGAGCGGCTGAAGCCGATCCTGGAAAAGGTCGCCCGCATGGTGCGGGAAGACATCATCCCGCTCGACGAGGAGTTCCTCGGCGAGGTGGGGAAGAACGGCGACCGCTGGACCTACACCCCGCGCCAGACGGAGATCCTCGAAGGGCTGAAGGCGAAGGCACGCGAGAACAATCTCTGGAACTTCTGGCTTACCGATTCCGAGCGCGGATACGGTCTGACGACGGTGGAATATGCCTATCTCGCGGAAGAGATGGGGAAGTCGCACCTAGCGGCGGAGGTTTTCAACTGCGCGGCGCCGGACACCGGCAACATGGAGGTGTTCGAGCGCTACGGCACGCAGGCACAGAAGGACAAGTGGCTGGCACCTCTTCTCAAGGGTGAGATCCGCTCGGCCTTCCTGATGACGGAACCTGACGTCGCCTCGTCGGACGCCACCAACATCTCGATGAGCTGCGTGCGCGACGGCGACGAATACGTGCTGAACGGCGAGAAGTGGTGGTCCTCCGGCGTGGGTGATCCGCGTTGCAAGATCTACATCGTGATGGTGAAGACGGGCGGCGACGACGATCCGAAGCACCGCCGCCATTCCCAGGTGCTGGTGCCCGCCGGCACGCCGGGGATAGAGATCCTGCGCGCCATGCAGATCTATGGCCATGACGACGCGCCGCACGGCCACATGCACGTGCGCTTCACAGACGTGCGCGTGCCGGTCGAGAACATCGTGCTCAGGGAAGGGGCGGGGTTCGAGATCGCGCAGGGGCGGCTTGGGCCCGGCCGCATCCACCACTGCATGCGCGCCATCGGCCAGGCCGAGCGGGCGCTGGAGATGATGTGCACGCGGGCGATGCGCCGCGAGGCCTTCGGGCAGCCGCTGGCCAAGCTCGGCGCCAACTACGACATCATCGCCAACTGCCGCATGGAGATCGAGATGGCGCGCCTTCTCTGCCTCAAGGCGGCGTGGATGATGGACCAGGGCGACCCGCGCGCCGCCGCGCCGTGGATCAGCCAGATCAAGGTGATCGCACCCCAGGTGGCGCTCAAGGTCACCGACGAGGCGGTGCAGATGTTCGGAGCACAGGGCATCAGCCAGGACACGCCGCTGGCGCGCAGCTGGACGCATCTGCGCACGCTGCGCTTTGCCGACGGACCCGACGCCGTCCACCGCCGCCAGGTCGCGCGCGTCGAGCTCAAGAAGTACACCCAGGAAAAGGTCTGA
- a CDS encoding TetR/AcrR family transcriptional regulator codes for MALSVREQIADNSRIDILSAAARCFMDRGYAAASIDEVARSLGATKGRIYHHFPSKADLFAAVFRHGMDLNYEAVRPFIDLPGSALPRWRRMAMSHVLLMIDTKPFQRAVWIGVEMHLRGATTPEQRSVFNELIEYRHNYGMLFRNTLLQGREEGVFRFDDLSITNQLMFMTLNSPIFWYTPRVGETRSDVEGVAKKVVEYALGGLSKRREEGV; via the coding sequence ATGGCGCTGAGCGTCAGGGAGCAGATTGCCGACAATTCGCGCATCGACATCCTGAGCGCGGCGGCTCGGTGTTTCATGGACCGCGGCTACGCGGCGGCCTCGATCGACGAAGTTGCGCGCAGCCTGGGGGCCACGAAGGGCCGCATCTATCATCATTTCCCGTCCAAGGCCGACCTGTTCGCCGCCGTGTTCCGGCACGGGATGGACCTGAACTACGAAGCGGTACGGCCGTTCATCGACCTGCCGGGATCGGCGCTGCCGCGCTGGCGCAGGATGGCGATGTCGCACGTCCTCCTGATGATCGACACGAAGCCGTTCCAGCGTGCCGTGTGGATCGGCGTCGAGATGCATCTGCGCGGCGCCACCACGCCCGAGCAGCGCTCGGTCTTCAACGAACTGATCGAGTACCGGCACAATTACGGCATGCTGTTCCGCAACACGCTCCTGCAGGGGCGCGAGGAAGGCGTGTTCCGGTTCGACGATCTCAGCATCACCAACCAGCTGATGTTCATGACCCTGAACTCGCCGATCTTCTGGTACACGCCGCGCGTCGGCGAAACGCGGTCCGACGTCGAGGGCGTGGCGAAAAAGGTCGTGGAATACGCCCTTGGCGGGCTGTCGAAGAGACGAGAGGAAGGCGTATGA
- a CDS encoding cupin domain-containing protein codes for MRQPVNLAAKLGLFSEHWSPKIVGAFNGHDLMVVKVMGAFNWHSHPDTDDFFMVLSGRLTIQMRDGDVVLEPGEVYVVPKGVEHCPKADVETHLLLIEPAGTPNTGDAATAATKTEI; via the coding sequence ATGCGGCAGCCGGTCAACCTCGCGGCCAAGCTCGGCCTGTTTTCGGAGCACTGGTCGCCGAAGATCGTCGGCGCGTTCAACGGGCACGACCTGATGGTGGTCAAGGTCATGGGCGCGTTCAACTGGCATTCGCATCCCGACACGGACGATTTCTTCATGGTGCTGTCGGGACGCCTGACGATCCAGATGCGCGACGGCGACGTAGTGCTAGAGCCGGGCGAGGTCTACGTGGTGCCCAAGGGCGTCGAGCACTGCCCGAAGGCGGACGTCGAGACGCATCTTCTCCTGATCGAGCCGGCAGGAACGCCCAACACCGGCGATGCCGCGACCGCCGCGACCAAGACCGAGATCTGA
- a CDS encoding SDR family NAD(P)-dependent oxidoreductase: MGRFSDHVVLVTGACGGFGRRTAERLADEGAKLVLSDMDEGELQKLAEALPCECAVLAGDVTQETLFEELVALAVSSFGSLDIAINNAGVAQSFVKLPQVPSEEARRILDIDLLGVFYAMKHQLPQMEKQQRKTGRGGTIVNIASVAGLSGAARLSVYSAAKHGVIGLTRSAAVEYASKGIRVNAVCPSYARTAMVGEFVKLSGRGENEAILELTRGVPMKRVAEVDEVIEVVLFAADPKNSFMTGHALSVDGGINAV, from the coding sequence ATGGGGCGTTTCTCCGATCACGTTGTTCTCGTGACTGGCGCATGCGGCGGTTTCGGCCGGCGCACGGCAGAGCGCCTGGCCGACGAAGGCGCGAAGCTCGTCCTGTCCGACATGGATGAAGGCGAACTCCAAAAGCTGGCGGAGGCGCTGCCCTGCGAGTGCGCGGTTCTCGCCGGTGACGTCACGCAGGAGACGCTGTTCGAGGAACTGGTCGCGCTGGCGGTCAGCAGCTTCGGCAGTCTCGACATCGCGATCAACAATGCCGGCGTCGCCCAAAGCTTCGTCAAGCTCCCGCAGGTGCCTTCCGAGGAAGCGCGACGCATCCTCGATATCGACCTTCTCGGTGTCTTCTACGCCATGAAGCATCAGTTACCGCAGATGGAAAAGCAGCAGCGCAAGACCGGCCGGGGCGGCACGATCGTCAACATCGCCTCCGTCGCCGGGCTTTCGGGCGCCGCGCGCCTGTCGGTCTATTCGGCCGCCAAGCACGGCGTTATCGGCCTGACGCGCTCCGCCGCGGTCGAGTATGCCTCGAAGGGCATCCGGGTGAACGCCGTCTGCCCGTCCTATGCCCGCACAGCGATGGTGGGCGAGTTCGTCAAGCTCTCCGGCCGCGGCGAGAACGAGGCCATCCTGGAACTGACCCGCGGCGTGCCGATGAAGCGCGTTGCCGAGGTCGATGAGGTCATCGAGGTGGTGCTGTTCGCCGCCGACCCGAAGAACTCGTTCATGACCGGCCACGCGCTTTCGGTCGATGGCGGCATCAACGCCGTCTGA
- a CDS encoding phosphotransferase family protein has protein sequence MSDPNALDAATLAPYLEKNVPGFSDLQAIEKFKAGQSNPTYMLRASSGSYVLRAKPPGELLKSAHQVDREYRVMKALHGIGFPVPEVLHLSQEDSPIGRMFFVMGFVEGRIFWNPALPEARDNAERTAIFDAMNATLAALHDVDFAAIGLADYGRPGSYFERQLGRWTSQYRASETERVEDMESLIAWLETHRPPDDGLVSLVHGDYRHDNMMFAPNEPRVIAVLDWELSTLGHPYADLSYQCMQWRLPHESGFRGLGGIDRKSLGLPSEEEYVEAYCRRRGIGSIPDWTFCLAFSFFRLAAICQGVYKRALDGNASNPERARTYGQAVKLLAGLAVERIEKGN, from the coding sequence ATGAGCGATCCCAACGCCCTCGACGCCGCCACCCTTGCTCCGTACCTGGAAAAGAACGTGCCGGGTTTCTCCGACCTCCAGGCGATCGAGAAGTTCAAGGCCGGTCAGTCCAATCCCACCTACATGCTGCGCGCGTCGAGCGGCAGCTACGTGCTGCGGGCCAAGCCCCCTGGTGAGCTCCTGAAATCGGCTCATCAGGTCGACCGCGAGTACCGCGTCATGAAGGCGCTGCACGGGATCGGCTTCCCGGTTCCCGAAGTCCTGCACCTGTCGCAGGAGGATTCGCCGATCGGCCGGATGTTCTTCGTCATGGGTTTCGTCGAGGGACGCATCTTCTGGAACCCGGCGTTGCCGGAGGCGCGCGATAACGCGGAACGAACCGCCATCTTCGATGCCATGAACGCCACGCTTGCGGCCCTGCACGACGTCGATTTCGCCGCGATCGGCCTTGCCGACTACGGTCGCCCGGGCAGCTACTTCGAACGCCAGCTCGGCCGCTGGACGAGCCAGTACCGCGCGTCCGAGACAGAGCGCGTCGAGGACATGGAAAGCCTCATCGCCTGGCTCGAGACACACCGGCCACCGGACGACGGGCTCGTCTCGCTCGTCCATGGCGACTACCGCCACGACAACATGATGTTCGCACCGAACGAACCGCGGGTCATTGCGGTGCTGGATTGGGAATTGTCGACGCTGGGACATCCCTACGCCGATCTTTCGTATCAATGCATGCAGTGGCGGCTGCCGCACGAGTCCGGTTTCCGCGGCCTCGGCGGTATCGACCGCAAGAGCCTCGGGTTGCCCAGCGAGGAGGAATATGTCGAAGCCTATTGCCGCAGGCGGGGCATCGGGTCGATACCGGACTGGACTTTCTGCCTGGCATTCTCGTTCTTCCGGCTGGCCGCCATCTGCCAAGGTGTCTATAAGCGGGCGCTCGACGGAAATGCATCCAATCCCGAGAGGGCGCGGACCTATGGCCAGGCGGTGAAGCTGCTGGCCGGCCTCGCGGTGGAGCGGATCGAGAAGGGGAATTGA
- a CDS encoding MaoC family dehydratase, which yields MQDTQLKPVSTDDLIAAIGSEVGVSSWRTVSQTMIDLFAEATDDHQFIHVDPERAAKETPFGGTIAHGFLSLSLLSTLAYETLPPLEGSTVGINYGFDEVRFKSPVKSGARIRGRFVLAHANVRLSGWVEANYDVTIEIEGLRKPALTARWLTLTQLPREEPAT from the coding sequence ATGCAGGATACCCAACTGAAGCCCGTAAGCACGGATGACCTGATCGCCGCGATCGGCTCCGAGGTCGGCGTGTCGTCCTGGCGGACGGTCAGCCAGACCATGATCGACCTTTTTGCCGAGGCGACCGACGACCACCAGTTCATTCATGTCGATCCCGAAAGAGCAGCGAAGGAAACGCCGTTCGGCGGCACCATCGCGCACGGTTTCCTGTCGCTGTCGCTGCTCTCCACGCTGGCCTACGAAACCCTGCCGCCGCTGGAAGGCAGCACGGTCGGCATCAACTACGGTTTTGACGAGGTGCGCTTCAAGTCGCCGGTGAAATCGGGCGCGCGCATCCGCGGACGGTTCGTGCTCGCGCACGCCAACGTGCGCCTGTCGGGCTGGGTCGAGGCCAACTACGACGTCACCATCGAGATCGAGGGCCTGCGCAAGCCGGCTCTAACCGCGCGCTGGCTGACGCTGACGCAGCTTCCGCGGGAGGAGCCTGCGACATGA
- a CDS encoding sarcosine oxidase subunit alpha has translation MAEAHRIAGTGRLSGGKPVQFKFDGHRYSGREGDTLASALLANGVHLVGRSFKYHRPRGILSAGAEEPNALVGIHRDDARKTPNVRATVQELYDGLTAVSQNRWPSLAMDVGAVNDLASPFFSAGFYYKTFMWPKSAWKSFYEPNIRAAAGLGVAPDLPDPDHYSSRYAHCDVLVVGGGAAGLAAALAAAETGVRVILCDEQAGFGGAMRYESGARIEGQDGWTWAQETARRLAGMENVRLLPRTTAFGYYAQNIVALTERVTDHLSEPGELPRERLWQVRAKRVVLATGSIERHMVFSGNDRPGIMLASAARTYLNQYGVAVGQNVAVYTANESAYWAAIDLKNAGVGVRTIIDLRDNPTGPAVEQARSLGIEVLPSRAVTAVGGRLRIASVTVTPKTGEGTGRNIPVDALLMSAGWTPSVHLFSQSRGKVAFDAATQRFLPGTYAQDCACVGSCNGTDDLASAVKEAVAAGERAARAAAGARPETRTSIKVDASEGWSPGMVGAAPGAGRDTTVKAFVDFQNDVTAKDIRQAVKEGMRSIEHVKRFTTNGMATDQGKTSNLHGLAIAAEMLGKEIPEVGLTTFRPPFTPVTYGAIVNHSRGKLFDPTRKTPMHGWEERHGAVFEDVGQWKRAWYYPKPGEDMHAAVNRECRTVRQSAGLFDASTLGKIEVVGPDAATFMELLYTNPWQKLDAGRCRYGIMLREDGFIYDDGVVGRLAQDRFHVTTTTGGAARVLHHMEDYLQTEFPNLSVWLTSVSEQWAVIAVQGPKSREIIAPLVEGIDLSDEAMPHMSVREGTICGVPTRLFRMSFTGDRGFEVNVPADYGEAVWEALWAEGEKHGACAYGTEAMHVLRAEKGYIIVGQDTDGTVTPNDAGLDWAVGKKKTDFVGIRGLMRPDLVAPGRRQLVGLRTKDPKVVLEEGAQIVADPNQPIPMKMIGHVTSSYWSENCGRSIALAVVEGGRDRMGQTLYVPMPSGVIEVEVGGTVFYDEKGERLHG, from the coding sequence ATGGCCGAAGCGCATCGCATCGCAGGCACCGGCCGTCTGTCAGGCGGCAAGCCGGTGCAGTTCAAGTTCGACGGCCACCGCTATTCCGGCCGCGAGGGCGACACGCTCGCTTCCGCGCTGCTGGCCAACGGCGTGCACCTCGTCGGCCGCTCGTTCAAGTACCACCGCCCGCGCGGCATCCTGTCGGCGGGCGCGGAGGAGCCCAACGCGCTGGTCGGCATCCACCGCGACGACGCGCGCAAGACGCCGAACGTCCGCGCCACGGTGCAGGAACTCTATGACGGGCTGACCGCGGTCTCGCAGAACCGCTGGCCCTCGCTCGCCATGGACGTCGGCGCGGTGAACGACCTCGCCTCGCCGTTCTTCTCGGCCGGCTTCTACTACAAGACGTTCATGTGGCCGAAGTCGGCGTGGAAATCCTTCTACGAGCCGAACATCCGCGCGGCGGCCGGTCTCGGCGTCGCGCCGGACCTTCCGGATCCCGACCATTACTCCTCGCGCTACGCCCATTGCGACGTGCTGGTGGTCGGCGGCGGCGCGGCCGGCCTGGCGGCAGCGCTCGCGGCGGCCGAGACCGGCGTGCGGGTGATCCTGTGCGACGAGCAGGCGGGTTTCGGCGGCGCGATGCGCTACGAGAGCGGCGCCCGCATCGAGGGCCAGGACGGCTGGACCTGGGCGCAGGAAACGGCGCGCCGGCTCGCCGGAATGGAGAACGTCCGGCTCCTGCCGCGCACCACGGCGTTCGGCTACTATGCCCAGAACATCGTGGCACTGACCGAGCGCGTCACCGACCACCTGTCCGAGCCCGGCGAGTTGCCCCGCGAGAGGCTCTGGCAGGTGCGGGCGAAGCGCGTGGTGCTGGCAACCGGCTCGATCGAGCGGCACATGGTGTTTTCGGGCAACGACCGGCCGGGCATCATGCTCGCCTCCGCCGCCCGCACCTATCTCAACCAGTACGGCGTGGCGGTCGGCCAGAACGTCGCCGTCTACACCGCGAACGAATCCGCCTACTGGGCCGCGATCGACCTCAAGAACGCCGGCGTCGGGGTGCGCACGATCATCGATCTGCGCGACAACCCGACGGGGCCGGCGGTCGAGCAGGCGCGTTCGCTGGGGATCGAGGTCCTGCCGAGCCGCGCCGTGACCGCCGTCGGCGGCCGGCTGCGCATCGCGTCGGTCACCGTGACGCCCAAGACGGGCGAGGGGACGGGCCGCAACATCCCGGTCGACGCGCTCCTGATGTCGGCGGGCTGGACGCCGTCCGTCCATCTCTTCTCGCAGTCGCGCGGCAAGGTGGCCTTCGATGCCGCCACGCAGCGGTTTCTTCCGGGCACCTATGCCCAGGATTGCGCCTGCGTGGGCTCGTGCAACGGCACGGACGACCTCGCTTCGGCGGTGAAGGAAGCCGTGGCGGCGGGCGAGCGCGCGGCGCGGGCGGCGGCCGGCGCCCGGCCGGAGACGCGCACCTCCATCAAGGTCGACGCCTCGGAAGGCTGGTCGCCCGGCATGGTCGGAGCCGCGCCGGGCGCGGGCCGCGACACCACCGTGAAGGCTTTCGTCGACTTCCAGAACGACGTCACCGCCAAGGACATCCGCCAGGCGGTGAAGGAGGGCATGCGCTCCATCGAGCACGTGAAGCGCTTCACCACCAACGGCATGGCGACGGACCAGGGCAAGACGTCAAACCTGCACGGCCTCGCCATCGCGGCGGAGATGCTCGGCAAGGAGATCCCCGAGGTCGGCCTGACGACCTTCCGTCCGCCCTTCACGCCGGTCACCTATGGCGCCATCGTCAATCACTCGCGTGGCAAGCTGTTCGATCCGACCCGCAAGACGCCGATGCATGGCTGGGAAGAGCGCCACGGCGCGGTCTTCGAGGATGTCGGGCAGTGGAAGCGCGCCTGGTACTACCCGAAGCCGGGCGAGGACATGCATGCCGCAGTCAACCGCGAATGCCGCACGGTGCGTCAGAGCGCCGGCCTGTTCGATGCCTCCACGCTCGGCAAGATCGAGGTGGTCGGCCCAGATGCCGCGACCTTCATGGAACTGCTCTACACCAACCCGTGGCAGAAGCTCGACGCCGGGCGCTGCCGCTACGGCATCATGCTCAGGGAAGACGGCTTCATCTACGACGACGGCGTGGTCGGGCGTCTCGCCCAGGACCGGTTCCACGTCACCACCACGACGGGCGGCGCGGCGCGGGTGCTGCACCACATGGAGGACTATCTCCAGACCGAGTTCCCGAACCTCAGCGTCTGGCTGACGTCGGTCTCGGAGCAATGGGCGGTGATCGCCGTCCAGGGGCCGAAGTCGCGCGAGATCATCGCGCCGCTGGTCGAGGGCATCGACCTGTCCGACGAGGCCATGCCGCACATGTCCGTGCGCGAGGGCACGATCTGCGGCGTGCCGACGCGGCTCTTCCGCATGTCGTTCACCGGCGACCGGGGGTTCGAGGTCAACGTACCCGCCGACTATGGCGAGGCGGTGTGGGAGGCGCTGTGGGCCGAAGGCGAAAAGCACGGCGCCTGTGCCTACGGCACCGAGGCCATGCACGTGCTGCGCGCCGAGAAGGGCTACATCATCGTCGGCCAGGACACGGACGGCACGGTGACGCCGAACGATGCCGGCCTCGACTGGGCGGTAGGCAAGAAGAAGACCGATTTCGTCGGCATCAGGGGGCTGATGCGGCCCGACCTCGTCGCGCCGGGCCGGCGGCAGCTTGTCGGACTGCGTACGAAGGACCCGAAGGTCGTGCTGGAAGAGGGGGCGCAGATCGTCGCCGACCCGAACCAGCCGATCCCCATGAAGATGATCGGCCACGTGACCTCGTCCTACTGGTCGGAAAATTGCGGCCGATCGATCGCGCTGGCTGTGGTGGAGGGCGGCCGCGACCGGATGGGGCAGACGCTCTACGTGCCGATGCCGTCGGGCGTCATCGAGGTCGAAGTCGGCGGGACCGTCTTCTACGACGAGAAAGGGGAGCGCCTGCATGGCTAG
- a CDS encoding SDR family oxidoreductase, with amino-acid sequence MSYLEDLFSVSGKTALITGAASGIGRMAATALVQGGAHVMIASRRAAECEKVAEELNAMGASGTAEGFGGDVGSEAGVMELVEAVKARTDSLHILINNAGLSWGDSLDSFPYHAWARVMNVNVTGLFHLTREMLPLLEKAASHEDPARVINLGSVMGTQPIADGAYSYTASKAAVHHLTRTLAGELAGRWITVNAFAPGPFQSRMTAFATGTDEKAAKVGSRVPLARIGNPDDIAGATLYLCSRAGSYTTGAILPMDGGQSVQHGMSLFKDVD; translated from the coding sequence ATGTCGTACCTGGAAGACCTGTTTTCCGTGTCGGGAAAGACCGCGCTCATCACGGGTGCCGCGAGCGGCATCGGCCGCATGGCGGCGACCGCGCTGGTCCAGGGCGGCGCACACGTGATGATCGCCTCGCGCCGGGCGGCCGAGTGCGAAAAAGTCGCCGAGGAGCTGAACGCGATGGGTGCATCTGGCACCGCCGAGGGGTTCGGCGGCGACGTCGGCTCCGAAGCCGGCGTCATGGAGCTTGTCGAAGCGGTCAAGGCACGCACCGACAGCCTGCACATCCTGATCAACAATGCCGGGCTGAGCTGGGGCGACAGCCTTGATTCGTTTCCCTACCACGCCTGGGCGAGGGTGATGAACGTCAACGTCACCGGGCTCTTCCACCTTACGCGCGAGATGCTGCCGCTTCTCGAAAAGGCGGCGTCGCACGAGGATCCTGCCCGCGTCATAAACCTCGGATCCGTGATGGGGACGCAGCCGATCGCGGACGGCGCCTATTCCTACACGGCCTCGAAAGCGGCCGTGCACCACCTCACCCGGACGCTCGCCGGCGAGCTCGCCGGACGCTGGATCACCGTGAACGCCTTCGCGCCCGGCCCCTTCCAGAGCCGCATGACGGCATTCGCGACCGGAACGGACGAGAAGGCCGCCAAGGTCGGCAGTCGCGTGCCGCTGGCGCGCATCGGCAATCCGGATGACATAGCCGGCGCGACTCTGTATCTGTGCAGCCGTGCCGGAAGCTACACGACGGGCGCCATCCTTCCAATGGATGGCGGACAGTCGGTGCAGCACGGCATGTCGCTGTTCAAGGACGTGGATTGA